From Arachis hypogaea cultivar Tifrunner chromosome 3, arahy.Tifrunner.gnm2.J5K5, whole genome shotgun sequence:
AGGAGAGATCAGAGAAGTCCAAAACAGGATCCAATTTTGAGTTCTCAATATGTTGTATGCGAGGAAAGGTACAACTGCCGTtttgaagcacttgatcggaCGCTCAGGAATCTTATGTCAATTAccgatcaacataagacacatAAACCATTTGGTGGTAAGATTGTTGTTCTAGGAAgtgatttcagacagatacttccggtgattccgaaaggaagtagacacgatatattagcatccgctattaactcatcccagttttggtcattttgtaaggttctgaaactgcatacgaatatgaggcttctaatgtcttctttggatcaagatgaaggtgaaatgaagatatttgctaattagatacttgatgttggaaatggaaatattatctctgttgttggtgatgaatcagaagTTAAAATTTCagatgatctattgattacaactactgatgatcctctctctcatttggtagactttgcatatccaaatttgttgcaaaacatgtcagattacaTATATTTTCAGAGTAGAGCAATTCTTGCACCCACACTTAagagtgtcgagaaggtaaacgattttgtcttgacaatcttttcagggatggaaaaggagtatttgagctctgacacaacatgtcaagctgatgagaatgaagatgtaaaACAAGAGTGGTTCACATCAGAGTTtctaaatgacatcaaatgttcgggactactcaatcacaagttgactttgaagccaggagtcgctgtaatgctactgcgaaacatagaccagacttcaggtttatgtaacgggacaagattaatagttaacaaacttggcagcaacgtaattggagcgacggtagtgagcggtagaaatattggagataaagtgtacattccaagaatgaacttgatcccttcagattCAAGATTGCCATTTAAGTTCAAACGGAGACAATTTTCATTAACAGTATGCTTTACAATGACCATTAACATGAGTCAGgatcaatcattatcacatgtacgGCTTTATTTGCCAAAATCAATGTTCATCTatggacaactttatgttgctttgtcaagagttaagagtcgcagtggtctcagggttttaattctaaacgaagacggcaatccaaagtcatcaacaacaaatgtcgtgttcaaagaggtttttaataatatttaggtaagaataatattattttcattttaatagcatgttatgatttacacttttATACAAATCTTTactatagatataactaatttatctataactcttttttcaaatttgaaatgaaatgtgtaacaaggagcacaacatccaatgattttctaatgaagttagtaagatattaggttgttgataaatttttattagctttttgatataaaatttagggtaaaattaacatgctattattatagttatatatgttcttttttttatctccctccttatggttcaagaatattataaacttcgaactcttctattcatattttactttgaataaagataaaataacatatttaacacgtttattatataacgatgatgatagtgttatactaaatttaaaaaatatatgattataaaatattatttttaatttaatttatcaaatttaaatataagcccgtgcatcgcacgggtttaacactagtatTTTAAAAAGTTGGAAAAAGTTAGATAAAGAATGATTTTcttgaacaaccaccaatcaaataaaaacatactacacttttaaattaatcatctaAATCATTTTTTAGacacctaataaaataaatatccaatatctctattatttatattatttaatatttttattatttacctatactttttcatctACAAATATTTGTTTACATATTCCGATAAAGAAGacttatgatttaaaatttaaaaacagttTTGTTTACATATTCCGATATAGACTATAAGCCAACAAAACATATAGTAACAAAAGGACAATAACATATACATAAAGAAAGACCGATGGGCTCAACGGACTTAAAGTcgcatataaataaaataaatattaagtgaacaaattaattttttgattaaagttaatttttttagatacttttttttaactgatttttattatattttataagatCAGTTTAGTTGATTTTAGTTATGAGTCCCACTAGAGAGATAATGACTTATTTGTACAATGTTTACAATAGGCTATATAAGTTATAAAATAAACATcttcatactatctagaataactatTCGAGTACTACACATTATCCCAAAAACTTAAACTGGTTTTCaggttcaccaaggatcgaatTCTTGATCTTTCGGATCTAGAGCTCTAATactatgtcatgataccactcattccaaaagtttcaactaataaaaaaaagtaacactaatagttatatctctaatattcccTAAACTTTCATTGTACATGttatacaaatattccattggctcctcgtacttttcttttagttattgATACTAAGAGTAAATCTCAGTTGTaatgttaacaaaaatattttgacattTGTATAAATTAAGGTGACTgcttatacaaaaatatatttatataaaaataattaaaaagtcttctatcttctatatatatatatatgtaataatttatgtccaataataaatttttaaataaaactttaaactgcaataaattattttttactttatcaTATTAGAGGATAGagtaaaaaaatgatatatttaattaagttatttaataCTATACATGCACATGATATACCCAACTTAAaccatatataaattataaactaATTCCTGATCTGCCAATGAGTTAtacctcaaatggcatagtcttcgaatctcctatctttgataaaaaaaaaaaaattaattcctgATCTGGATCACAAAAATACATCACGAAATTAAAGGTGAGGcactcaaattaaaatttaaaattgttcaCATGCAAGTACTTCAGTGGAAATTACTGAGAATTAAAGTACATGACTAAAATGGATGACCAAGAAATCAACCAACAACACAATGATCGTATCAGAGGTCTTGATCAGGTAGCTACAATGGTTTGGCCTGTGCATATTTTATTATACTAAAGCAGTAAAGTGCTCTGCCATCCAGTGGGAAATGCACTTACATATGAATAGACACGCGGTAGAAGAAAAATTAGTCATCAGTAGGATATGTAAATCCTATCAATCCATGGTCAAATTTGTACTGATTAAACCCACGTTGATGTCGCTAAAGAAAGGGGGTGTATGTGTGTTTGTTTTGGAAAAATGTCTCTCTATTACTGAAGTGTGTGGACAAATTGTTTATTACTGAACTTTAGAAGATGtgaatcatcaagaattactctAATTATTAATAATGGCTAATTCAAGGACTAAAAGGCacagttgagatcaagatggagACGAAGAATTAGCCCATATCTTTATTATTTATTGCATTAcaaacaattatattaaattaaaccaTATAGAACAACAGCATGAAAATAAAGCCTGAATTGAACACAACAACCAATAAACATGCAAACTTTCTAGCAAAGATAGGCACACACATGATCAAGCTATAAACTTGTGTAGTTCTAACTTTAAGTCTGCATAGAATCTTTTCGCCTTCAAAGTCAATGAAGACGTTGAAGGTAAGTTCATCATCATTTCAATGGCTACCAAGCAATAAATAACAACATAAACAACCATCATAACCGTAGCTATGTGTCTACCTCCAGTTGTTGGCGATATCAGCTGCATAGAATAAAGATAGCTGAAGGCAAAGGAAAAAATTGGCCCAAGCAACAGAAACCCAACGGAACTGCTGAGTATTAGTGTAAGAATCGTAAGTGTTGTGACCAAAAGCACGAGCGTGTTAATGGCTAATATGGCAACAAAACCACTGGCTGACAGGACAGATTTTCCGGCCGGAGGACTAAGTACAGTTTGGTAGATTCCGGTTAGAAGCAGAGCTGCAACTACCAAGTAAGATTCGCGCTGTATATCTGAGATATTGTGTCTAGTGCGTTTTACACGGATAATTATTCTTCGGTGAAATGTGATGTTTAGTTTGAGTTGAGTTGCAAGGGTGGGATCATCTTTAACCGATGAACCGCGTTTTGCTCCAACCTTCTGTAACTCTCTCTCCATCTCTGTGCTACAAGCTCTGTCTAAAGCTGTTCTGTTTTCTGAGTTCTTGCTGTTTAAATTCAACCTTTTACACTTTATCAACAAATTCAGAGCCTATGAAACATTACAGGAACACACAAATGAATTTACACCAAATTTGTAATTCTATCAAGGATAATAcgagttttattaaattttaagataGATACTTGTTAAAGTCAACGATATTAAAttgtttttaattataatattatatgccTCAATTACCCTAGTTAAAAAATTGTTGTTTAAatgtaaaatttttatgtttctgtTTTATCTAATACATGAAATTCTTAACAAAACTTCTTATACTTAAATTTACTATAACTTTCAATTTCATAAGTCATAAAAGTAAATATCATCAtgcaaaatgaataaaaaaaattaatcatcaataatatttactatatagaaatattatttggttgtacataaaaaaaataattattctatgCTAATAATTTAgatgataataatattttgttcgaaaaatacctaattaaaaatGAGTATAGATGTATGTTGGGACTCAGAATCTCGACAAAAATCTCATAGCATAACAAATTAGTTTTTTATATGTGGGGTTGAGAAATACTcgaaaattgaaaaacaaaatgaGTATAGACGTAGAGAAAAGTGTACTTGTATGTCATGATTGAGAGTTGAAAGATGTAAGATGGTGTTGCCTCCCTCGTCTTTCCAGTTCAAGATAGAGCGTTCCAAGGTTGCAGCACCTCTGCGAGTATTTGTCCTGAGCCAACCAATGAGCACTTGCAGAGCCTCCAACTGTTGATGTTTCACCGCAACATGAAGCGCAGTCTCCCTTCTCACAGTCACATCCTCAATGGAGTCAGGACAAACCTCGAGAAAATAGGCCAAAACTTGAGCTTCTCCCTTTTGACTTACAATTGTATGAAGAGGAGTAATGCCTTCTCTTCCTTTGACTCGGACGAGGTCGTTGTTGATGTCCACGAGGCGACGAACCAGTTGGCCATGGCCTTTTTGAATGGCAAGGTGGACGGGGCTGAGGCCATGCGTGTCTAGCTTCAAAGCAAATGAAGGTTTCAATCTCATAATCTCAGAAGCAAAGTGGATGTGGCCAGCAGATGCAGCTGTATGCAGAGGAGTCTCAACAAAGGGTATGGCTTCCACGTCTTCTAGAATATATGGATTTGCTTCAATTAGCGCGTAGAGACGGTTTATGTCTCCGGATTTAGCAGCTTCTTCTAACGGGCTAATAACATTCGCCATCTTTAATCATTTGTTTGTTGTTGAGCTTCTTTAATTTGTTCTTAATGAAGACTCCAAAACCACAAGTTAATTCAATTATATCGTACGATTATCCACTTTTAGACTCCATTAGATTCGCCAACAGAATAAACGAAATCTAGAGTATGATGTATGAAACTCATTTTAGAATGTGTAATTATTAAGAATCACTAGCAATATTGAAAGTGTCAAATCTTCATAAATAATGAAGGAAAAAGGCTGATATGAAGATTGAATAATGATctacaaaataaaaactaaatatatagtACCTAGTTAATTGCAATTGATGATGTAACTCAGCGTAGCGATAGCCCATAGGCCGCACAAACAAACAACAGTGAAGTAAGCATACATGTGACAAAGGACGTGGTACAAATATTTTGTTTATCAAGTGGAAAAATATTCCAACCAAGTTATTGGATTCATTCTGTCTTTTCTCTAGAGCTAATTCctgtttataattataaaatagatGTTCTTTAATTACAGCAGTAGTTTTATTTCACTCTTGttacaagttcatagttcttggCGCATAAGTATATGAATATTTGGTGAAAAATGGTCCCTGACATAGTATTATTGATTAGATTTTCAACGGGTTCAAGTTATTCAAAAGCTCCAGCTTGATTGAGTTTATCTTGGTTTAATTCCATGACATCACGGGTTTGATGTGTTTTTAAAATGAAACCATCTAACTTATCCACGAACGGGTTTCAGAAGAACCACAACTTCAAATGTAAAAAGGACATTGCTTTCAGGGTCAACGTTTCCAAACTGCAGTGGAAAACAGGAAAAGTGAATTTCAATCTTAATTAATTCATAACTGCGTAGGCCAAATCAGAATTTCGTACCAACTTGAAACGCTAGAAGGTTACAGGTTAGATCAACAAGAATGATATTTCGAATGCTGTTGGGATTTTTTTAGCAATGTCAACAATAGTCTAGAGATGTGGACACGCTGCCTCAAAGGAGAATTATCTTAGTTGTAGGCATTGACCACAACATTCACTCGTTCAGAATTCAGATAACTCAAAATGtgcaaaatatatttaaaaagcaccctaaaaagatttaaatttaaatttttaaaacatttattACACAAAATAGATAACCTAACAAAGTAACAATCAGTGAATCACCGCATAGCAAAGCCCAAAAAGTGAAGGAGTTCATGAAAGCCATGACGACAATCTAAACAGCAAACCATTTTAATGCATACtcgaaattttaagaaaaatattagtcaATTAATTTTTATACGCCAAATGAACTTTTAAACATGCTAATATTTGGCTTGGATAGTAGTCCAATGTTCAGTACAGATCCCATGTAAAGCAAAATCAACAAAAGCGCAGCTATGTGAATAATACAAAGAACACTTGCAAAAGGGCATAACAAATGTTGGTACCATTTATGCAAGAGTACCCATTCAATTGGGATTAACAGGGTATTCCCATAGAATTTGAAGGGACAAATCAAATAATCTAAATACAAGGGAATAAGCATTATTTCCCTTTTCCCAATTCATGCTCTGTCCCCATGGCTACTGCTGGTGCCAATTACAAAAATGCAGAAATAAATGTAATATTCCACCAGCAGCAGCTACAACAATATTTATCTTTATCAGTGTTGAACATCAAAATTGTACCCATCAATGACCATTTCAGAAGAACAATTTCCATTGATTTGAACTAAACGGCTTAACCAGTTCACAATCCCAGAGAGAGGGAAACTAGAGCTCCAtctaatttttatagtttcatgCTATTTACAGTATGAATAAAagatactcaactaactaaaacaAAATGTATGTTTTGTTCTCTTAAAAGCAAAATCTGAACTCaaataaatcaatcttcaaaTCTCCATGTTCGCCTCCGCGAGTTCCTATTGAACACCGATCTCAGCGAAACTCGTTCCGGACCAAAAAATCTAGACCTGCTAGAACCCAATCTTCCAAAAATTGACATGAAATTTCGAAAAACCCTACGAATTCCATGACTTTCCCTTACCCTATTGCTCCTCACAGAACGCGAAATCCTCCTCGGAGCTCCGTTAGGGTTCAGTGCTCCGTCCATCTCCGTGTACACGACGGGAAGGTGGTTTTCACCTGCTCTCCGGCCACCAGAAAATCTACCGACGGCGAATCCCCCTCCCGGCAGCCTCCAAATCGTTAATCCAATCGATTCCTCGTCGATTGAACCCGACATCAACGAATTCTGATCCGAAGGAAGCTCGTGTCGACACACAGGGCACGAATTCCGAATCGAAAGCCACGGAACGATGCAATCGGTGTGGTATATGTGCTTACATGGAAGCTCACGCGCCTCCGCCCGTAGCTCAAATGCTTCCTTACACACGGCGCAGTGCGCTTCGGCACGCACGTGCGCCTCCGCGATCTCCACCGCCGGCATCGACTCTATCGCCGCCTTAGAAGCGGGTGGATTCTCCAGCCGCCCAAACGCGTTCGTCTCGATCTGCGAGAACTGCTCCAAAAGCCGGTCAAATCCCGAACCTAACAGAAACTCCGCAATAGCTGGCGGCAGAGGCCGTAAACCGCTTCCGTCGCCGTCGTCGTAGTATAGCTCGAAGGCAGGACCACCTTCACGATCGGCGTCATCGCTGGGGCCACGGAGAACAATCACAGGATTGAAAGGGGAGCGGTTTCCCGCGGCACTGCGGCGGCGACGGCGGAAACCTTGGTGGCTGGAATCGGAGACGTCGGAGAAGGGGCTGAAAAAGTGGTCCGGAGACGGGTCGGGTCGGATCTGTTCGACAAAACCGCTATTGCAGTTAGGGCAGAGGATGTGGTTGGTTTCAGTTTCGTCCATGATGTGAACGAAGCTTGCGCAGCTGTAACACCAAAACGACGCCGTTCCAGGTTGCGTTTCGAAGTTCATTTGCGAATTTTTCAGATCCGAAGGGGTTAGTCAGAGATAGAGAGTGTGTGGTAAGGTCTTAGAGAAGGGAGCGTGAATTTAAAGGATTAGAAgaaagatagagagagagagagaggagcggtgtgaatgaatgaatgtgttagcGTGTTAAACCCACGCGTTTAAGTTGTCCATTGCTGGTTAATACAAAAAGCAATTAGAGCGTTGGCCTGTTTGTGGAAGAAGGTGCATAGTAAtttctataattaatttttaaacggCGGATTAACTAGAATTAGAATTGATTGATGTGACGTGACGAATGCATGAGGCAACAAGGTGGTGAAGACTCAAGAAGAAAGTGTTGACCGTAGACTGCACTGCACGGCAAGAGACGCCAATTTTGATTTTGAACAATTCATGgaaacttcttttatttttatctttaaagcCCTGGAAGTAGAAGCAGAATAAGATAcaagtttggtgttatttttgcTACTGAGTTCTCAATTTATTttaggaaaaaaagaaaatggaCTCTAGAGGATTTAATTTGCACAAATCAAAAGTATTAGAATGTTGAGCTACACATCTTTTAAAGATTAAAATATATAGGGCAcatggaataaattaaaatatagttgGCAAGGTATTGGTATTGCTGTATAAGATTCCTTAAACAAGAAAAAAGGGTAACTCAATGGAGATAGCATTACCAATTACCATGATTATGGTATGCTTGTAACTCCATTTTGTGGCAGAGACTCTTGATGTGAACATGGGATGTTTGGCTTACCTACACATTCAAAACTTTAGTTTCATGATTCTACCCTTGACCTATCTAGGCCCCACTTCCATCCCAATCTTCTATGGTCCCACTTTTACGCTCCTCTtctcttttctcaattttttttatctattaatttttttcttgtcttttttatctattaattaaattaatcttaaatttttcacttaatttaatTGATACCCTAAACCTGTCCAATAAATCCATCTTTACTCAATTTTCCATTCAAGTTCCATAATTTTTACATTTTTGTAAGAGAATTTATTTGAATTTGTGATGGATTTTAaacacatacaaaagctatggttatattttaaatttattatatactttttaaatcccacaaatttgaaatgaaatttcagaatatattaaaaattctaacaaatgagttcaatttttacaaaataaatttttttaaaaaatatccataccggaatcaaatgaaaatttaaatGAAAGGCAAAActtacaacaacaaaaaaaatcaatataagaAATTTAAGATGAAATTTAAGtttaccatttattttattatttctttatgcACTTCACCCTTCACTTTAATTGCATTATTCCAACTTCATTTCAATCATCCTTGCCCATTTTTCTTGAGTAAGATTAATATTTCACTATCCAAATATTTCATTCTTGTCAACATTCTTTACTCGTAATTCTTTTTCATTGACTTGAGCTTTAAAGTATGCTTGGCCGGAATTGCTCTTAAAGGGGTCAAGAACCTCCCTTACTTTAATTAAGATTCATCAACTTTTTCAAGCTTCATGTATTATCTTGATTGAGTAGGTATTTTAGCCTATGCATATAAAGTCTATTAATTAAGTAATTGAGTCTCTATGTCCCAAAATAATACAATAGAATTGAAGAAACGTTTTCCGTTTAACACTTGATTAGTCATTTTAGGTGTTTATTATGTCAAAGTTAAACAACCTCccaatacattattattattgttttataaATATTATGACACTTATTTCTTTAAGTAACAACTTCAGTTTAGATAAAAGTTGAAAGCTCAAATATCAGTGGTGcattataaaatatacatttacttttttttactaattattatAATACTTAATAATTTAGTCTAATTTAttcccaaaaattaaaaaaaaaatacaagtgtTGAACACTGCACATTGACCAACTCTATATGAGCTTGATTCTAGATCATGATATAATATTATCTCATATGTTgacataattataattaaattgagTTTTATAATAAGGAAAGTCAATGTAGTCATAGCTAATCAGTTTGAATTAAAACTTATTATAGGAATTAGGAAGCAATCTTCAGAATTTTTCATGTTGATTGAGAAATGTTGACTTTCTAGCTTTAAGCTCATTCATATTATAATATCCTAGTTCATATGAATGTGAATTCATTGTCTCTGTCTTTTTAATCAATTCGAAAGTATTGCAACATTGATGATCATCTTATGGTTACATATAAAGaatattattaacaaaaaatctAAGGAAAATAAATAATCAGGCTATCAAAGAAAGCAATTAACATTTAACAAGTCCAAGCAAAAGTCCATGTCTCCCTAAAGCATATTTATTAATCtcaggaaaataaaaatatatctaagttgaAAATTCTAATATTTAACAACTAGGTCGCAAGTAGCACCAGCAGGATAGTATATATAACTGTATAAGCTTGCATTAAAGGGAAATTCAATTCATGACAATTAGTTCAATTCTAGGTTTTCataatatacaaataaatataaagtTTTGATAAAGAGTGAAAATTATTTCTTTTAGCTAAAGAAAAAGTTTAGCCAATGTTACTATTCAACTTGGCCAATTAATCTTCCAAACAATCCTGAAATTTCTTCATGTTTGACCTTTTTAAAGGGCTGAATAATCTTATGATGTTTGGTCACTAAGTAAatcttattttttagtatttacaACATGGGAAAGTCGTATATTCTGTAAACCTAACTATACCTAAGCGCATGCATCATCAAATATAATGTCTCTCATACATAGAAAAGGTTTCAGATAATAATGACAAATTTTGACCATTCAAAATAATCCCTGGTTGAAGATGATAATATATTATATTGTatcatttgttatatatttaattatttatatttgatcACCTCTAGAGTTTGGTTGACagattaaaaaattattggaTGGGCACTGAATTGGGTATCAACTTGCCAAATTAAAGAGTGCTATCAAAAAGAGCACGAGGCATAATTTTAATATTCccaaatcattttcatcttttataACGTTCTATATAATATACAATATGGTGGAAAGAGCCACCTCCATGCATTGTGCTAAAGTTTGTAGTTATGTTaggttgaaaaaaaaaactgtgatGGAAGAAATAGAAGTTGCTGAATACATAAACAAAATAACTTAACATAATAAAAGGAAATTTATTTGTGCAAACATCAAAATTATCTGAAATGTGATCAAATAGAGGTTATTTATCTGTTCCGTCAAAATTATCTATAAATTTTCATCGTTTAAATATTGGtggaaactcaagtgcagtcgacttcacgtgaagtaatttgactaaattttcatctaacgactctcaggtaTCAGTttcacgtgaaatcgacttcACGTGAGTTTTTACCTTAAATACGAGTTAGCTTTGAAATTTTCTGTTAACATTCCTCGAATAGATTTTTAGTGCGCAAACAGTGATTTTTTGTTTTGGGTCTGGCTGTAACTATTGTTAATTGCCACTTGCCCCTTTCATTATGACTTACGAGGCCTCTATACAAAAGCCCATATCCGATAATTGGGCCAAAACAAACTAAAACGATAGGCTCATCGGTCACAAACAAATACCCAGGGAgacccaaaaaaattaaaaagaaaattgatcatagcaaattatatatatatatatatcatattatgTGTATACAAAAAATCAAACATGGTGTATATTTATGTATTTGATATTTCATAAAGTTtaactattataaataaatttaattattattctattgtagattttgattattttattacgtgagatttaattattctagtaatttaatatttaattctgACTTAATATCTGATTTTGGGTGTTCGGATAACATTTTTGTACAACTTGAGTTAATCGATTTGCCTCTGTTTTCCAATTCTACCTTAGTTACCTTCTAATACTATCGAAACTAAGCACTTAAGCAGTTAACATGATACAACTTAAACTTCTCTACATTTAAATGTGGTGGTCCTAATTCGTGTCTATTCCTATGCACCATTTGAATTTATATGGATTAAGATTTTTCATTTGAACATTTGTCTTACTTAATTCTTGTACCGCGAGCATCCAATTAAACAACATTATCCACTTATCattgaagaaaaaataataaaaaggaacaaaataatattttacaaaatgcaataaGTTCTTATAAGGGACACAATTATCAATCAGGATGCAGAAGCCAAATGTCTTGATATCCGAAAACTGATTCTTCAAATATTATCACACTATAGACCCTTGATAGAACCATCTCGAGGGAGGAAAAAAACAAACTGGTAGgtgacagaaaaaaaaaattattgacatagattaaaaaaaaaagaatacaaaaatTTTGCTTTCTAAATGTGAAATGTGAATCATGTTGTCCTTGAAAAATGATTGGATGACCGTCCTAGGGTTCTTAGCCGCTTGATCTATCAAAAGTCCAAAATCAGTCACCAATCACCATCTTGGATGGATCTATGCTGGGAGAGCTGAGCcatatttgagattttttttaataaattgattTGAGAATAAAAGTATAAAAGGGTTGTTAGGTTGGGTGTGATTTGGACTAGTTTTAGGTTAGCCTAAGTGATGAAGTTTTATAaacaattaaattaatataaggGAAATCATTTAGTGCCCAAAAATTTTTGTCTAATATAatgaatgtatttttttatttttaaaaatttagtgtccaaaagtagaaataaaacaaagtggaatttatttttttatttttaaattgagaaaatttcaCTCTCCTCTTCTgcaagatgctaaaatgacattctccttccttttattttataaatgtacatttttctctcttttaacttttaaa
This genomic window contains:
- the LOC112788219 gene encoding ankyrin repeat-containing protein BDA1-like, encoding MANVISPLEEAAKSGDINRLYALIEANPYILEDVEAIPFVETPLHTAASAGHIHFASEIMRLKPSFALKLDTHGLSPVHLAIQKGHGQLVRRLVDINNDLVRVKGREGITPLHTIVSQKGEAQVLAYFLEVCPDSIEDVTVRRETALHVAVKHQQLEALQVLIGWLRTNTRRGAATLERSILNWKDEGGNTILHLSTLNHDIQALNLLIKCKRLNLNSKNSENRTALDRACSTEMERELQKVGAKRGSSVKDDPTLATQLKLNITFHRRIIIRVKRTRHNISDIQRESYLVVAALLLTGIYQTVLSPPAGKSVLSASGFVAILAINTLVLLVTTLTILTLILSSSVGFLLLGPIFSFAFSYLYSMQLISPTTGGRHIATVMMVVYVVIYCLVAIEMMMNLPSTSSLTLKAKRFYADLKLELHKFIA
- the LOC112788235 gene encoding E3 ubiquitin-protein ligase RDUF2 is translated as MNFETQPGTASFWCYSCASFVHIMDETETNHILCPNCNSGFVEQIRPDPSPDHFFSPFSDVSDSSHQGFRRRRRSAAGNRSPFNPVIVLRGPSDDADREGGPAFELYYDDGDGSGLRPLPPAIAEFLLGSGFDRLLEQFSQIETNAFGRLENPPASKAAIESMPAVEIAEAHVRAEAHCAVCKEAFELRAEARELPCKHIYHTDCIVPWLSIRNSCPVCRHELPSDQNSLMSGSIDEESIGLTIWRLPGGGFAVGRFSGGRRAGENHLPVVYTEMDGALNPNGAPRRISRSVRSNRVRESHGIRRVFRNFMSIFGRLGSSRSRFFGPERVSLRSVFNRNSRRRTWRFED